In the Acidimicrobiia bacterium genome, CAACGGAGGCTTCGACATGACTCTCCTTCAGATCAGGTCCCAACAATGACCTGTCCCACAAATCATGACACGCGGCATGAACCCCATAGACGGTCTACAAACCGCCAACGATGTCCTGGACCTTCCCCCCTATAACCTATTACCTCGTACCGGTTTCCTGGTACCTTCTTGGCCATGATTCGATTCCTCACCGCCGGTGAATCGCACGGTCCGGGCCTCGTCGCCATCGTCGAAGGACTCCCGGCCGGCCTGCCCTTTTCCACCGGGGAGCTCTCGGTCGAACTGGCGCGGCGTCGCATGGGCTACGGACGCGGGAATCGAATGAAGCTCGAAAAGGACGAACTCGAGGTGCTGGGTGGGATCCGTCACGGTTTCACGCTGGGTAGCCCCGTGGCCGTCCTGATACGCAACACCGAGTGGCCGCGCTGGGCCGAGGAGATGTCGGCAGAACCGGCACAGCCCAAACGGCCACTGACCACGCCGCGCCCCGGCCATGCGGATCTCGCCGGGATGCTCAAATACGACACCCACGACGCCAGGGATGTTCTCGAGCGATCGTCGGCTCGCGAAACGGCGGCGCGGACCATCGTTGGATACCTGTGCAAGCAGTTACTCTCCCTGGTCGACGTCGAGGTCGTGAGCCACGTGGTCGCCATCGGTTCGGTGGAGACATCCGCTGGATCAGTTCCGACCCCGGCCGATCGCCGGGCCATCGATGATTCACCGGTGCGGGTGTTCGATCCGACCGCAGAGCAGTCGATGATTGCCGAGATCGAGGCGGCCAAAGCCGATCGCGACACGCTCGGCGGCATAGTTGAGGTCATCGCATACGGGTTACCGGCCGGGATCGGCAGCCATGTGCATTGGGATCGAAAGATCGACGCCCTGCTGGCCGAAGCGCTCATGTCGATTCAAGCGATCAAGGCGGTTGAGGTGGGGGACGGATTTGCCACGGCGCGCGAGCGTGGCTCGACGGCGCACGACGAGATCTTCTACGAAGACGGCTCGTGGCGTCGTAATCGCGATCGAGCCGGCGGCACCGAAGGCGGGATGTCGACCGGACAGCCTTTGCGCGTTCGGGCCGCCATGAAGCCAATCGCCACATTGATGCGCCCTTTGGCGAGCGTTGATGTCACCACCAAGGAAGCGGACGTCGCATTCCGAGAACGTTCCGACATATGCGCGGTCCCAGCTGCCGCCGTTGTGGCCGAGCAAATGGTCGCATTCGTTCTGGCCGCCGAGATGCAACGCTCTTTTGGTGGTGACACGGTGGATGACTTCCGGCAGACCGTCGATGCGTACAGGGCCCGGCTCGACGCCTTCTGATGGCGCACCTGTGGCTGATCGGCATGATGGGATCCGGCAAGACGGTGGTCGGCCGGCGCATCGCCGAGTTGACCGGTTGTCGTTTCGTTGACACCGACGTCCGGGTCGTTTCGGAGGCGGGCAGGTCGATTGCCGAGATGTTCGAAGGCGACGGAGAGGCATCGTTTCGAGAAGCCGAGGCCGCGGTGTTGAACCGCCTGGCCGGCGAGAGAGACACGGTGGTGGCGACCGGCGGTGGAATCGTCCTCAGTGACGCGAATATCGACCTGATTCGTGCCACCGGGACCGTTGTCTATCTCGCTGCTCGTCCGGCGACACTGGCGAGGCGGATCGGTGACGAACCTGGCCGGCCGCTGCTGGTCACCGCAGATCGTTTGACCGTCCTGACAGAGGTCCTGGCGGCTCGAAGCGGACTGTACGATCGTGCCTGCCACGGGGTAATAGAAACCGATGATCTCACCCCAGATCAGGTTGCGGGGGAGGCAATCGTCCGATGGAACAGATTCTGATCAACGAGAGATCTGAGATTCTGATCGGGCGCGGAACGCCGGATCCCTTTCTGCCACCGCGGACGTCACGCACGCAAGCGGCGGTCCTTGCCCAGCCTGGAGCGGGCGAAGTCGCCGACCGCACGATCCGGGCGATTCGATCCGGTGGAACGCCTGCGACGCTGAAGGTCATGCCGGACGGTGATGCCGTCAAGGACATGCAGGTGGCCTCGTCGACGTACGAGTGGCTCGCCGAACTCAACATCGGCCGGCACGACACGATCGTAGGGGTCGGAGGTGGAGCCATCACTGATTTTGCCGGGTTCATCGCCGGGACGTGGTTGCGAGGTGTCGAAGCCGTCTATCAATCGACGACGCTCCTGGGCGCCGTAGACGCCTCTGTAGGAGGAAAGACCGGCCTCAACTTGAGAGGTAAGAACCTCATCGGCCTGTTCCGCCATCCGAGCAGAGTGGTGATCGATGTCAACGGGATCGAGCAACTGCCGGAGCATCTCCTTCGGGAAGGCTTCGCCGAAGCCATCAAGGCGGGGTTCATCGCCGACCCGGGCCTGGTGGACCTATTCGACCGCAGCGGCGGTCAACCCGACCTGACCCAGGTCATCACCCGGGCAGTGCGAGTGAAGGTCGACGTAGTGTCCGCCGACTTCCGCGAAGAGGGGAGGAGAGGCATTCTCAACTACGGGCACACAATCGGACACGGAATCGAAGTCGCGGCCGGTATTTCGCACGGCGAAGCCGTGGCGATCGGGATGGTGGCGGCGGGTGCAGTCAGCGAAATCCGATGTGGGTTCCGCGGCGCGGCTCGACAGCGAGGCTTGCTGGAACAGCTCGGCCTTCCAGTCGTCTCACCCGGTGTGGATCTCGACCAGGTGCGCCGTCTCATCGGTCTCGACAAGAAGCGTGATGCAGAGGGGCTGCGGATGGCACTCCTCGAGGACTTCGGCCGGACGAAACTCGTGTACGTCACCGATGACGATATCTCAGTGGGGCTGGCGGCGGTCGGACTGGTCTGACCGCCGGAAGGAGGAGATGCCTGGAGGGTGATGTCCGGGTGCCGGCTCACCACTCAGAACGCACGATTGGGAACCCCCGTCGGCCGGCCACCCGGGGTTGCGGGTTACACTGCTGCCGCCGAAGCTCCGAGGTATCCGCCAATGATCTCCACGAACGAAGTAAAGCCGGGAATGGCGTTGCAGCTCGACAACGGTCTATTCAATATCGTCGAGTACCAGCATGTCAAGCCCGGCAAGGGTAAGGCGTTTGTTCGTATGAAGCTCAAGAACGTCGAGACCGGAGCCGTCCTCGACCGGACGTTTCGCGCTGGTGAAGACGTCGACAGAGCGATCATCGAGCGGAAAGATCACCAGTACCTCTTCCGCGATGACATGGGATTCCACTTCATGGACCTCGAAACGTACGGCCAGTTCGCCGTCTCGACGGATCTGATCGGTGACGATGAGCGCTTCATGGTTGAGGGGATGACCGTTGTGCTGGCGATGTACGAGGGAACACCCATCGGTGTCGACCTCCCTGCCGCGGTGGAACTGAAGGTCACGGAATCCGAACCGGCCGTCAAGGGAGATCGCGTATCGGGCGCCACGAAACCGGTCACGGTCGAGACGGGCCTGGTCGTACAGGTTCCCCTCTTTGTCGACTCGGGCGATGTGATCAAGGTCGATACCCGCAGCGGCGCCTACCTCACTCGCGCGTGAACGTCGAGCCGCGCGACATAGCGCTTCAACACCTGTACGAGGCAGAACAGCGAAAGGCTGATCACGTGGACATCGACAACGTGTCCACCAAGGCAAACCGGATCATCCGGGGCGTACTCGAACACAAAGCCACCCTCGATCGATCCATCGAAGAGGCTTCAGAACACTGGAGCCTCGAACGGATGCCGCCCGTCGATCGCACCGTGTTACGTATCGGGCTCTACGAACTTCGATATGAACGAGATGTCCCCCAAGCGGTGATCGTGTCTGAGGCAGTTCGACTGGCCAAGACTTACTCCACAGAGCGAAGCGGTGCTTTCGTGAACGGGGTGCTCGGTCATCTGGCGAGAGCAGAGCGTTCAACCGAGGAGTGATCCCCGGTCGCGGCCGGGATCGGTGCTACGCTGCCGCCGAAACGTCCTTTAAGTCGGTCCGGTGAGGCCGAGAAGGAGCCAACATGCCGATCCTTGCCACCGATGCCGCCCGAGAGGCGGCTTTCTTGTGAGCGCAGTCATGACCACCGTGATGACCTCCGCCGACATCGAGAGGTCGCTGCGACGCCTCGCTCATGAGATCCTCGAAGCGACGGTTGGCGCCGATCTCGCCCTGGTCGGGATCCAGACGCGCGGGGTGCCACTGGCCGAACGGCTCGCCCGCAACCTGAACGACATTGGCGGAATGCCGGTGCCGGTCGGAGGATTAGATATCAGCCGGCATCGTGACGATCGGCCGGCTCCCATGGAGGCCGTCCAATCTGATCTCCCGTTTGGCATCACCGAGAAGACCGTGATTCTGGTCGACGACGTGCTTTACACCGGGCGCACCGCCCGCGCCGCCCTAGACGCCTTGATCGAGCGTGGCCGCCCGGCCGCCGTCCGGTTGGTGGTGCTGGTGGATCGCGGGCATCGCCAGCTACCCGTTCGAGCCGACCACGTTGGTAAGAACCTTCCCACCTCCCGGGACCAGCGAGTCAGCGTGCAGGTCTGCGAGGTCGACGGTGTCGACCAGGTGCTGTTGGAGGAGGTCGAGACATGATCAGGCTTCGTGGTGGCATGCTCGTGACTCCCAGCGGGATTCGTCGCGCCGACATCATGATCGAGGACGGTCGGATAGCAGGCATCGGTGCCGGTTCTGCGGGCGGCAAGGTCCTGGATTGTTCAGGGTGTTTGATCGGGCCGGGCTTCGTTGATATTCATGTTCACTTCCGGGAGCCGGGTCAAACCTGGAAGGAAGACATCGAGACCGGTTCGCGGGCTGCCGCGGCCGGAGGCTTCACCGGTGTGGTCCCGATGGCCAACACCGATCCTGCTACCGACCGTGGACATCTGGTCGAATCAATGGTTCGCCGAGGGGACGAGGTTGGACTCGTCGAGGTGCGGCCGGCGGCGGCGCTGACCGCCGGCCGAAGAGGTGATGAGGTCGGCCCGATCGAAGAACTCTGGGAGGCGGGCGTGCGGATCTTCAGCGACGATGGCGACAGCGTGGCCCGACCCGAGGTGCTGGAGGAGGCGATGGTCCGTATCGGCAGGCTCGGCGGCGTCGCGGCCCAGCACGCCGAGGAGGCCGCGCTGACGGCAGGTGGGCACATCCATGAGGGTATCGTGTCGGCCGCCCTCGGCATCGGCGGGCTCCCGGCGGAGGCGGAGGAGCGAGTGGTCGCTCGTGATCTGGTACTCGCGGCCAGAACGGGGGTCCGCTACCACGTCCAGCATGTTTCGACGGCCGGTACCGTTTCGCTGGTACGAGCGGCGCGATCCGACGGTGTCCCGGTCACGGCCGAGGCTGCACCCCACCACTTCTCGCTCGATCATCGCCGCCTTCTCGATCGCAACCCGGTCATGAAGATGTATCCACCGCTGCGGACCGCAGACGATGTTGCCGCGGTAGCCGGCGCCGTTCGTGATGGGACGATTGAAGTAATCGCCACGGACCATGCACCACACACGAGCAAGGAAAAGGAAGTGGCGCTCGAGGATGCTCCGAGGGGGATCATCGGACTCGAGACCTCAGCGTCAATTGCCTGGTCCATCCTCGAAGATGATCCGGTTGCGTTCTTTCAACGAATGGCCGTTGCCCCGGCCCACCTGGCCGAATTCGTCGACCATGGACAATGGCTGGAAACGGGTGGCCCGGCGAATGTGGTGGTGTTCGATCCAGACCGGATCTGGACTCCTGAACACTTCGAATCGAGATCACAGAACTCGCCCTGGCTGGGCACTCCGCTGAGAGGACGGCCCGTCGTCACGATCTACAAAGGTCTCTTGACGAACGAGGTGGGCAGGTGAAGACGCCGGGATACGTCATCACAGCAGACGGAACCGTCTTCGAGGGGCACAGCATCGGCGTCGAAGGGATCTCCAGCGGCGAACTGGTATTCAACACCTCGATGACCGGATATCAGGAGATCCTCACCGATCCCTCCTATGCGGGGCAGATCGTCCTCATGACATCTCCGCACATCGGCAATTACGGTACGACCGGCCTGGACTCCCAGGCCGACCGGCCTTTCGGCGCAGGACTGGTCGTGCGGTCGCTGGCTCGAACCCATTCGAACTGGCGTGCAGAGGGCTCGCTCGCCGACTACCTCCAACTGCACGGGGTGATCGCGGTGGCCGGTGTCGATACCCGTCGATTGACTCGCCATGTGCGGAGCTTCGGTTCGATGCCCGCCGCCATTGGTGGCGGAGTCGACCGGGCGGCGGTTCGGTCGGCGGCCGTCGAGGCACCTCGATTGGAAGGCCGCGACCTGGTGAAAGATGTCACCACGTCCCGGCCCTACGAGGTACCGGCAGTCGGTCCGCGGCGCGGCCGGATCGTTGCGCTCGACCTGGGAATCAAACGGGACATCTGCGCGCGTCTGGCCGGTCACGGCCTCGACGTCACGGTCGTGCCTGCCGGAACCAGTGCGGCCGACATTGCAGCACTCCACCCCGACGCTCTGTTCTTGTCGAACGGACCGGGTGACCCGGAACCGCTCGCCGGTCCGATCGCAGCGGTGCGGGCGACGCTCGGCACCATGCCTGTGTTCGGGATCTGTCTCGGCCACCAGGTCCTCGGACTGGCCCTGGGCGCCGCCACGGTCAAGCTGCCGTTCGGCCACCATGGTGGCAATCACCCGGTGCGCAGGATCAGCGACGGTCGCGTGTCGATCACCGCCCACAATCATGGGTTCTCGGTGGACCTGGCCGGCCTCGGGACGCCGGACGAACGGGGAGCCGTGGAGTCACCGTACGGTCCCGTTGAGCCCACCTACGTGAACCTCAACGACCGCACACTCGAGGGCCTGCGCGCCGGAGAGGCCGGAGCGTTTGGAGTCCAGTTTCATCCCGAGGCCGCACCAGGACCACACGACGCCGACCCCTTGTTCGGCGAGTTCATAAGGGCATTAGGCTCCTGATGCCCCGCCGTTCCGATCTCCATTCGATCCTGCTCATCGGTTCCGGTCCGATCATCATCGGGCAGGGCGCCGAGTTCGACTACTCCGGCACTCAGGCTGCCAAGGCCCTGCGGCGCGAGGGCTTCCGGATCATCCTGGTCAACTCAAATCCGGCCACGATCATGACCGACCCTGAGGTGGCAAATGCGACCTACCTCGAGCCGATCACTCCGGCCGTGATCGAGGCAATCATTCGAAAGGAACGGCCGGACGCTCTGTTGCCCACCCTGGGCGGCCAGACGGCCCTCAACGTCACCGCCGAGCTCGCACGCCTGGGCGTGCTCGATCGATACGACCTTGAGCTGATTGGCGCCGGCCTCGAGGCCATCGAAGCCGCTGAAGATCGGGGGCGGTTCAAAGAACTCATGGAGGCGGCAGGCCTGCAAACTCCGAACGCGGTGTACGTCCGGTCGATGGATGAGGCCATGGTCGCCGTCACCCGGATCGGGTATCCGGCGATGATCCGCCCCTCGTTCATTCTCGGAGGCGGAGGTACCGGGATTGCCGAGGACGAGGAATCATTCATAGATCTCGCCGGAAAAGGATTCGCGGCGTCACCAACGGGTGAGATTCTTGTCGAAGAGTCCGTGTCTGGTTGGAAGGAGTTTGAACTCGAAGTCATGCGCGACCGGCACGACAATGCAGTAATCGTCTGCTCGATTGAGAACCTGGACCCCATGGGCGTACACACGGGCGATTCCATCACAGTTGCGCCGATTCAGACCCTCTCGGATCGTGAGTATCAGGACATGCGCGACGAGGCCATCACCTGCCTGAGGGCGGTTGGCGTCGAGACCGGGGGATCCAACGTCCAGTTCGCCGTTGATCCGGCAACGGGACGGAGGCTCGTGATCGAAATGAATCCACGGGTGTCGAGATCGTCCGCACTCGCATCGAAGGCGACCGGGTTCCCGATTGCCAAGATCGCCGCCTTACTCGCCGTTGGCTACAGCCTCGATGAGATAACCAACGACATCACAGGCTCGACGCCTGCATCGTTCGAGCCTGCACTCGACTACGTCGTCGTCAAGGTCCCCCGC is a window encoding:
- the aroC gene encoding chorismate synthase; its protein translation is MIRFLTAGESHGPGLVAIVEGLPAGLPFSTGELSVELARRRMGYGRGNRMKLEKDELEVLGGIRHGFTLGSPVAVLIRNTEWPRWAEEMSAEPAQPKRPLTTPRPGHADLAGMLKYDTHDARDVLERSSARETAARTIVGYLCKQLLSLVDVEVVSHVVAIGSVETSAGSVPTPADRRAIDDSPVRVFDPTAEQSMIAEIEAAKADRDTLGGIVEVIAYGLPAGIGSHVHWDRKIDALLAEALMSIQAIKAVEVGDGFATARERGSTAHDEIFYEDGSWRRNRDRAGGTEGGMSTGQPLRVRAAMKPIATLMRPLASVDVTTKEADVAFRERSDICAVPAAAVVAEQMVAFVLAAEMQRSFGGDTVDDFRQTVDAYRARLDAF
- a CDS encoding shikimate kinase: MAHLWLIGMMGSGKTVVGRRIAELTGCRFVDTDVRVVSEAGRSIAEMFEGDGEASFREAEAAVLNRLAGERDTVVATGGGIVLSDANIDLIRATGTVVYLAARPATLARRIGDEPGRPLLVTADRLTVLTEVLAARSGLYDRACHGVIETDDLTPDQVAGEAIVRWNRF
- a CDS encoding 3-dehydroquinate synthase → MEQILINERSEILIGRGTPDPFLPPRTSRTQAAVLAQPGAGEVADRTIRAIRSGGTPATLKVMPDGDAVKDMQVASSTYEWLAELNIGRHDTIVGVGGGAITDFAGFIAGTWLRGVEAVYQSTTLLGAVDASVGGKTGLNLRGKNLIGLFRHPSRVVIDVNGIEQLPEHLLREGFAEAIKAGFIADPGLVDLFDRSGGQPDLTQVITRAVRVKVDVVSADFREEGRRGILNYGHTIGHGIEVAAGISHGEAVAIGMVAAGAVSEIRCGFRGAARQRGLLEQLGLPVVSPGVDLDQVRRLIGLDKKRDAEGLRMALLEDFGRTKLVYVTDDDISVGLAAVGLV
- the efp gene encoding elongation factor P; amino-acid sequence: MISTNEVKPGMALQLDNGLFNIVEYQHVKPGKGKAFVRMKLKNVETGAVLDRTFRAGEDVDRAIIERKDHQYLFRDDMGFHFMDLETYGQFAVSTDLIGDDERFMVEGMTVVLAMYEGTPIGVDLPAAVELKVTESEPAVKGDRVSGATKPVTVETGLVVQVPLFVDSGDVIKVDTRSGAYLTRA
- the nusB gene encoding transcription antitermination factor NusB, whose protein sequence is MNVEPRDIALQHLYEAEQRKADHVDIDNVSTKANRIIRGVLEHKATLDRSIEEASEHWSLERMPPVDRTVLRIGLYELRYERDVPQAVIVSEAVRLAKTYSTERSGAFVNGVLGHLARAERSTEE
- the pyrR gene encoding bifunctional pyr operon transcriptional regulator/uracil phosphoribosyltransferase PyrR, with protein sequence MTTVMTSADIERSLRRLAHEILEATVGADLALVGIQTRGVPLAERLARNLNDIGGMPVPVGGLDISRHRDDRPAPMEAVQSDLPFGITEKTVILVDDVLYTGRTARAALDALIERGRPAAVRLVVLVDRGHRQLPVRADHVGKNLPTSRDQRVSVQVCEVDGVDQVLLEEVET
- a CDS encoding dihydroorotase → MIRLRGGMLVTPSGIRRADIMIEDGRIAGIGAGSAGGKVLDCSGCLIGPGFVDIHVHFREPGQTWKEDIETGSRAAAAGGFTGVVPMANTDPATDRGHLVESMVRRGDEVGLVEVRPAAALTAGRRGDEVGPIEELWEAGVRIFSDDGDSVARPEVLEEAMVRIGRLGGVAAQHAEEAALTAGGHIHEGIVSAALGIGGLPAEAEERVVARDLVLAARTGVRYHVQHVSTAGTVSLVRAARSDGVPVTAEAAPHHFSLDHRRLLDRNPVMKMYPPLRTADDVAAVAGAVRDGTIEVIATDHAPHTSKEKEVALEDAPRGIIGLETSASIAWSILEDDPVAFFQRMAVAPAHLAEFVDHGQWLETGGPANVVVFDPDRIWTPEHFESRSQNSPWLGTPLRGRPVVTIYKGLLTNEVGR
- the carA gene encoding glutamine-hydrolyzing carbamoyl-phosphate synthase small subunit — protein: MKTPGYVITADGTVFEGHSIGVEGISSGELVFNTSMTGYQEILTDPSYAGQIVLMTSPHIGNYGTTGLDSQADRPFGAGLVVRSLARTHSNWRAEGSLADYLQLHGVIAVAGVDTRRLTRHVRSFGSMPAAIGGGVDRAAVRSAAVEAPRLEGRDLVKDVTTSRPYEVPAVGPRRGRIVALDLGIKRDICARLAGHGLDVTVVPAGTSAADIAALHPDALFLSNGPGDPEPLAGPIAAVRATLGTMPVFGICLGHQVLGLALGAATVKLPFGHHGGNHPVRRISDGRVSITAHNHGFSVDLAGLGTPDERGAVESPYGPVEPTYVNLNDRTLEGLRAGEAGAFGVQFHPEAAPGPHDADPLFGEFIRALGS